GGGTGACGAGATCGAAGCCGAAGCCCTTACTGTGTCGCAGCTCATCGACATAGGTGACCGTGCGAAGCCACGGATATACCCGGGGCGAGTTTCCGCAAAGCAAGATGGTGCCGCCGGAAACGGGAACGACGAGGAGCGACCGTCCCCAGTACGGCATGAAGTTCACGAGAGAGCGTGCCGGGTTCGCACGCCAGAGATCCGCGTAGGCGACGAGGGCAGAAATACCAAGCGACGACCCGAGGGAGCGGGCCCTCGCGAGGCGCCTGTCGAGCACCGCACGAGGCAGCTCGTTCTCGTCCCAGACAATCAAGCCGCGCTTCATGGTGCGGTATGAAAGAGCTTCTTCTCCGTCGTCGAGAGCGACTCGCAACCCTCCTTCGTGACGACGAGAGCGTCCCCGAAGACCATGTAGCCCACGGTCGGAAGATAGGTGTTGGGATGCGCGATGAGCACCATACCCTCCTCCACCACGGAGTCGACGTCCTCGAGAATCTGCGGCTTTTCGTCGACGAACCTTCCGAGCCCATGACCGCGAACCCGGGTGTACTCGGGTCCGGTATAGGCACCGAAGCCGGCCTCGCGGAAGACGTCGTTCTCGGCCCGGGCGACGTCGGAGACGAGAACGCCCGGCTTCAAGAGGTCTTCTGCCGCTTGCTGCGCCCGGCGGAAGATTTCGAAGGCCTCTTGTTGCGCCTGGCTCGGCGCGCCCACCACCAGGGTGCGACAGATCTGTGCATAGAACCCGTTCACTTGCGGCGTGAGCTCGGTGGCGACCAAATCTCCGGGAGCGAGCCTTTTCTCGGTGGCGGGCTTCATGCTCCGAACTTCGGTGCCTCCCGACGAGAGCAACATGAAATTGTCCTCGGCGCCTCGGGATTTTAGAAAGGCTTCGACCTCGGCGACGAGCGCGTACTCCGGGATCCCCGCTCGGGCGGCTTCGACGAACCTCGCATAACCCTGGTCGGCAAGCGCGGCGGCACGCCAGAGTGCGTCGAGCTCGTCGTGGGTCTTGACCATCCGGAGCCGCTCCAGATCGGCCGTGGCGGAATCCGGAACGCGCTTCGAGCCGAGGGCTTCCACGAAGCGGGTCTCCATGAGCTCGAGACCGCAGACCGCAGCGCGCTCGAATCGAAGCCGAGCGAGCGCATCACCAGGATCGGGCGCGAGAATGACTTCGAATGCCTCGTTCGAGCCCGAGCGGGCATGCGCCTCATCCCAGCGGTCGGAGACGACGACGAAAACGTCGTTCGAACGGGTGACGCC
This sequence is a window from Vicinamibacteria bacterium. Protein-coding genes within it:
- a CDS encoding Xaa-Pro peptidase family protein; translated protein: GVTRSNDVFVVVSDRWDEAHARSGSNEAFEVILAPDPGDALARLRFERAAVCGLELMETRFVEALGSKRVPDSATADLERLRMVKTHDELDALWRAAALADQGYARFVEAARAGIPEYALVAEVEAFLKSRGAEDNFMLLSSGGTEVRSMKPATEKRLAPGDLVATELTPQVNGFYAQICRTLVVGAPSQAQQEAFEIFRRAQQAAEDLLKPGVLVSDVARAENDVFREAGFGAYTGPEYTRVRGHGLGRFVDEKPQILEDVDSVVEEGMVLIAHPNTYLPTVGYMVFGDALVVTKEGCESLSTTEKKLFHTAP